From Hirundo rustica isolate bHirRus1 unplaced genomic scaffold, bHirRus1.pri.v3 scaffold_553_arrow_ctg1, whole genome shotgun sequence, the proteins below share one genomic window:
- the LOC131378813 gene encoding WASH complex subunit 3-like: MITMTMMMMTMMTMMMMMKKTMKTPVPVLVPVPMPMTMTMTMTMTMVTMMMMMMMKMLVPVPMPMTMRMTMTMTMTMMTMGWDDDDDDDDDDDDEDAGAGSGADAGADASDHDDDNDNDNGDDDDDDDDDDDDDEEDAGAGSGASDHDDDNDDDDDDDDEDAGAGSGAGADDNDNDDDDDGTMMMMMMMMMMMKMPVPVPMPMTMTMTMTMTMVTMMMMMMKMPVLVPVPVPMPMTMTMTMMTMGR; the protein is encoded by the coding sequence ATGATAACAAtgacgatgatgatgatgacgatgatgacgatgatgatgatgatgaagaagaCGATGAAGACGCCGGTGCCGGTTCTGGTGCCGGTGCCAATGCCAATGACCATGACGATGACAATGACAATGACAATGGtgacgatgatgatgatgatgatgatgaagatgcTGGTGCCGGTGCCGATGCCAATGACCATGAGGATGACAATGACAATGACAATGACAATGATGacgatgggatgggatgatgatgatgatgatgatgatgatgatgatgatgaagacgCTGGTGCCGGTTCTGGTGCCGATGCCGGTGCCGATGCCAGTGACCATGACGATGACAATGACAATGACAATGGtgacgatgatgatgatgatgatgatgatgatgatgatgatgaagaagaTGCCGGTGCTGGTTCTGGTGCCAGTGACCATGACGATGACAATGACgatgatgacgatgatgatgatgaagatgcCGGTGCTGGTTCCGGTGCCGGTGCCGATGACAATGACAATGACGATGATGACGATGGgacgatgatgatgatgatgatgatgatgatgatgatgaagatgccggtgccggtgccgatGCCAATGACCATGACGATGACAATGACAATGACAATGGtgacgatgatgatgatgatgatgaagatgcCGGTGCTGGTTCCGGTGCCGGTTCCGATGCCAATGACAATGACAATGACGATGATGACAATGGgacgatga